From Fluviispira vulneris, a single genomic window includes:
- a CDS encoding substrate-binding periplasmic protein has protein sequence MDKKSPYIFKPEFYPRKRVDFLLEKKEDRLVIAWVNQKFFPNDFVNKFYWTNSILEDFQLVVSNINKIVEYHNLESLFGKKFSAVYGTRYKNLEQYISKGKIIRVDSYRFDEALTKVIGKENSFLQYLKKQNNILFSNKNIYIAKEPFSPPYGRYLMVSKNNKKLFQYLNTKIEELNNNKEWQKTLREYGQNIHE, from the coding sequence ATGGACAAAAAAAGTCCATATATTTTTAAACCAGAGTTTTATCCAAGAAAAAGAGTAGATTTTTTATTAGAAAAAAAAGAAGATAGATTGGTTATTGCATGGGTAAATCAGAAATTCTTTCCAAATGATTTTGTGAATAAATTTTATTGGACAAATAGTATTTTAGAAGATTTTCAGTTAGTAGTTTCAAATATAAATAAAATTGTAGAATACCACAATCTAGAATCGCTTTTTGGAAAGAAGTTTTCAGCTGTATATGGCACACGATACAAAAACTTAGAGCAATACATCAGTAAAGGAAAAATAATTCGAGTTGACTCTTATCGTTTTGATGAAGCACTAACTAAAGTTATCGGTAAGGAAAACTCTTTTCTTCAGTATTTAAAAAAGCAAAATAATATTTTATTTTCTAACAAAAATATTTATATTGCAAAAGAACCTTTTTCACCTCCATATGGAAGATATCTAATGGTATCTAAGAATAATAAAAAGCTTTTTCAATATTTAAACACAAAAATAGAAGAGCTTAATAATAATAAAGAATGGCAAAAAACTCTGAGAGAATATGGTCAAAACATTCATGAATAA
- a CDS encoding Tn3 family transposase, with protein MKQNKRDEQQKIIKYNHLIADLLTFHNAYSIIEALVEMEKEGIKILAETISSLSPYRTRHVRRFGEFQFSEVDTKIIDLDLKPFVTDELLKKATIRK; from the coding sequence ATTAAGCAAAATAAACGAGATGAACAGCAAAAAATAATAAAATACAATCACCTTATAGCAGATCTTTTAACATTTCATAACGCTTATTCAATAATAGAAGCTCTAGTCGAAATGGAAAAAGAAGGAATCAAAATACTGGCAGAAACAATTTCTTCATTGAGTCCTTACAGAACTAGACATGTTCGTCGTTTCGGAGAATTCCAATTTTCAGAAGTAGATACAAAAATAATTGATTTAGACTTAAAGCCATTTGTTACTGATGAGCTATTGAAGAAAGCAACTATACGTAAATAA
- a CDS encoding serine hydrolase domain-containing protein, with amino-acid sequence MTLKLIALSVITTFSTYSYAKNSVIGLDANVSTAGKTRTQLNITDINALSKENNRFLFKNISEFFPTKTIDKGTKEEFIFKKNLKTEEIDELDFEFLNLETNKKEKSKIKDMLFNTRTDSFIVVKDGVIVYENYFDGQNDRTRHIIMSVSKSLTGLLVASLIDEGKLNPNAKVSEYIPELKKSGYADATVQQILDMLIHMKYSEEYANPNAEINNYGATLGSGEYSPNYKGEKSIRGFLATLQKVNIGKEFHYATPTTDVMCWLAEKATNTPVEKIMEQRIWSTMGMTRDAFVVNDAKGTISCGGGFNVTALDLAKIGVMLSNKGEFNGAQILPKSVIEKLMDGGDKNAYKKLNSTSVFKSYKNQFWIVGNKNKAFSALGISGQWVYVDPTEKVVIIKQSSLPQADSEVVDVYTSAGFNAIIDKLKN; translated from the coding sequence ATGACTCTAAAATTAATAGCGTTATCTGTTATTACTACATTTTCTACTTATTCCTATGCTAAAAACTCTGTCATAGGACTTGATGCAAATGTATCTACAGCTGGCAAAACACGAACCCAACTAAATATTACTGATATTAATGCTTTATCTAAAGAAAATAATAGATTTTTGTTTAAAAACATATCAGAATTTTTTCCTACTAAAACCATTGATAAAGGAACAAAAGAAGAATTTATTTTTAAAAAGAATTTAAAAACTGAGGAGATAGACGAATTAGATTTTGAGTTTTTAAATTTAGAAACAAATAAAAAAGAAAAAAGTAAAATTAAAGACATGCTTTTTAATACCAGAACAGACTCTTTTATCGTTGTAAAAGATGGTGTTATTGTTTATGAAAATTATTTTGATGGCCAAAACGACAGAACGCGGCATATTATTATGTCGGTTAGTAAATCGTTAACAGGCTTGCTTGTTGCTTCATTAATAGATGAAGGCAAATTAAATCCAAACGCTAAGGTTTCAGAATATATTCCTGAATTAAAAAAATCAGGTTACGCCGATGCTACAGTTCAACAAATATTAGACATGCTAATACATATGAAGTATTCAGAAGAATATGCGAATCCAAATGCTGAAATTAATAACTATGGAGCAACGTTAGGTTCAGGAGAATACTCTCCTAATTATAAAGGCGAAAAAAGCATAAGAGGATTCCTTGCTACTTTACAAAAAGTAAACATTGGTAAAGAATTTCATTACGCAACACCTACCACTGACGTTATGTGTTGGCTCGCAGAAAAAGCAACAAACACACCTGTTGAAAAAATAATGGAACAACGCATTTGGTCTACAATGGGAATGACCAGAGACGCATTTGTAGTAAATGATGCTAAAGGAACAATATCTTGCGGTGGAGGATTTAATGTTACCGCATTGGATTTAGCAAAAATAGGCGTTATGCTTTCTAATAAAGGAGAGTTTAACGGTGCTCAAATATTGCCAAAATCGGTGATTGAAAAATTAATGGATGGTGGCGATAAAAACGCATATAAAAAACTAAATAGCACTTCTGTTTTTAAAAGCTATAAAAATCAATTCTGGATTGTAGGAAATAAAAATAAAGCCTTTAGCGCTTTAGGGATAAGTGGCCAATGGGTTTATGTTGATCCTACAGAGAAAGTTGTGATTATTAAACAATCAAGCTTGCCCCAAGCCGATAGTGAAGTTGTAGACGTATATACCAGTGCTGGATTTAATGCCATTATTGACAAATTAAAAAATTGA
- a CDS encoding nucleoside monophosphate kinase, producing MTLNRVAYELESKIKVERVSLRGPGVLILTGPSSCGKGEVAAALSKVMSIPPEAHLSMGEILRTTFQRAKNEKSYAKLLADNYKISSESNIFDCVDTTDDLTKKVLNYIPEMEAFFKRTQMEKFTSQLDWLEFCTMNGLLVPNRWTQDFISAHIEHAPEFRTHPFILDGYPRTVKAAQHLIGFLKKFNIPVIKVLHLSISKQEMLSRATKRGRADDDEQSLLSRYQFYIENVHPSVDYLKTQLGSDAIALVDAHQPVYLKNGDQKHFDLEKSILNVVASSLRCLGVSRMTVKDLLDQLIEMQKRK from the coding sequence ATGACCCTCAATCGAGTTGCTTACGAACTGGAATCCAAGATAAAAGTTGAAAGAGTTTCACTCAGAGGCCCTGGTGTTCTGATTTTAACTGGACCTTCAAGTTGTGGAAAAGGGGAAGTTGCAGCAGCTTTATCAAAAGTCATGTCCATTCCACCTGAAGCTCATTTATCAATGGGTGAAATTTTGCGTACGACGTTTCAGCGTGCCAAAAATGAAAAAAGTTATGCAAAACTTCTGGCAGATAATTATAAAATTTCATCTGAATCCAATATTTTTGATTGTGTCGACACAACAGATGATCTGACTAAAAAGGTTTTAAATTATATCCCAGAGATGGAAGCATTTTTTAAAAGAACCCAAATGGAAAAATTTACGAGTCAACTTGATTGGCTTGAGTTTTGTACAATGAATGGACTGCTTGTACCCAATCGCTGGACTCAGGATTTTATTTCAGCTCATATTGAGCATGCCCCTGAATTTCGCACCCATCCATTTATTCTTGATGGGTATCCAAGAACAGTTAAAGCTGCCCAGCATTTAATCGGATTTCTCAAGAAGTTTAATATTCCTGTCATTAAAGTCTTACATTTAAGTATAAGTAAACAAGAAATGCTTTCTCGAGCAACTAAGAGAGGTAGAGCCGATGATGATGAGCAATCTTTGCTCAGTCGGTATCAATTTTATATTGAGAATGTTCATCCCAGTGTAGATTATTTAAAAACCCAATTGGGATCTGATGCAATAGCTCTTGTTGATGCTCATCAGCCTGTTTATTTAAAGAATGGGGATCAAAAACATTTTGATTTAGAAAAATCGATTCTAAATGTTGTCGCCTCTTCGTTACGTTGTCTTGGTGTATCTAGAATGACAGTAAAGGATCTACTCGATCAATTGATTGAAATGCAAAAAAGAAAATAA
- the dapA gene encoding 4-hydroxy-tetrahydrodipicolinate synthase, whose amino-acid sequence MSHLPFSGVITALITPFNREGELDLPTFNKFLQYQKKSGINGVVVLGTTGENVSLSEEESTALVLNALEHQSEDFHIYVGTGTNSTKSTIEKSIKYSVLQSPTGQKAKGIMVVTPYYNRPNQSGLVKHFGEVAQAIPNTPLCIYNVPSRTGVNLLPNSLVQIALENKNIVAIKEAAGNVNAIADMRIALNKIAKQNITILSGDDATFVPALLCGAEGVISVTSNIIPKAMLEILEKFKKGDLIGLQKLHLSTFCINSGIFSVPNPIGAKWILSHLGICEANLRAPLYPASDSEANMLKDILLQLEKNNIKILT is encoded by the coding sequence TTGAGCCACCTACCCTTTTCAGGAGTCATTACTGCTCTTATCACACCTTTTAATCGTGAAGGTGAATTGGATTTACCCACTTTTAATAAATTTTTGCAATATCAGAAAAAATCAGGAATCAATGGTGTTGTAGTACTAGGAACGACCGGTGAAAATGTGTCTTTAAGTGAGGAAGAATCGACTGCACTTGTCTTGAATGCGCTTGAACATCAGAGCGAGGATTTTCATATTTATGTTGGAACTGGGACCAATTCAACAAAATCGACCATTGAAAAAAGTATAAAATATTCAGTTTTGCAATCTCCTACAGGACAAAAAGCAAAAGGAATTATGGTTGTCACTCCTTATTACAACCGACCGAATCAGAGTGGTTTAGTTAAACATTTTGGAGAAGTAGCACAAGCTATCCCAAATACCCCTCTGTGTATTTACAATGTTCCAAGTCGGACTGGGGTAAACCTTTTACCCAATTCACTCGTGCAAATAGCTTTAGAAAATAAAAATATTGTTGCAATTAAAGAGGCTGCAGGAAACGTAAATGCAATAGCTGATATGCGAATTGCCTTAAATAAAATTGCTAAACAAAATATCACAATTCTCTCAGGGGATGATGCCACATTTGTTCCTGCATTATTATGTGGTGCAGAAGGAGTAATTTCTGTCACATCGAATATTATCCCTAAGGCTATGCTAGAAATTTTAGAAAAATTTAAAAAAGGTGATTTAATTGGACTGCAAAAACTTCATTTATCGACCTTCTGCATTAATAGTGGAATATTTTCTGTGCCAAATCCCATTGGTGCAAAATGGATTTTATCGCATTTAGGAATTTGTGAAGCAAATTTGCGAGCTCCGCTATATCCTGCTAGTGATAGCGAGGCAAACATGCTCAAGGACATTCTTCTTCAGCTTGAAAAAAATAATATAAAAATACTTACTTAA
- a CDS encoding glutathione peroxidase, producing the protein MSEQTIYDFEVKTIDGGLKKLAEYKGQVMLIVNTASKCGFTPQYKGLEDLHRMYSVKGLKILGFPCNQFGKQEPGDENEIKNFCSLNYEVTFPMFAKIDVNGDNAHPVFKYLQKNCKGIFGTEFIKWNFTKFLVGKNGDIIKRFAPSDKPEDMIRDIEEVLK; encoded by the coding sequence ATGTCAGAACAAACTATTTATGATTTTGAAGTAAAAACAATAGATGGTGGTTTAAAAAAGCTTGCTGAGTACAAGGGGCAAGTTATGCTTATTGTAAACACCGCAAGTAAATGTGGGTTTACCCCTCAATACAAAGGGCTCGAGGATTTGCACCGGATGTATTCAGTCAAGGGTCTAAAAATATTGGGTTTTCCATGCAATCAGTTTGGCAAGCAAGAGCCTGGAGATGAGAATGAAATTAAAAATTTCTGCAGCTTAAATTATGAAGTTACTTTTCCAATGTTTGCAAAAATTGATGTCAATGGTGACAATGCACATCCGGTGTTTAAGTATTTACAAAAGAATTGCAAAGGGATTTTTGGCACAGAATTTATTAAATGGAACTTTACAAAATTTCTTGTGGGTAAAAATGGGGATATAATAAAACGCTTTGCGCCATCAGATAAACCAGAAGATATGATTCGGGATATTGAAGAAGTCTTGAAATAA
- a CDS encoding ubiquinone/menaquinone biosynthesis methyltransferase, which produces MNSKNYNIVDGFNTIAPAYDLANDAMTLGLHRLWRRSLCKKALKLSPKDSQILDVATGTGDVILGLFSDRSDIHVTGIDASEGMLNIAREKFKSKAHLFQKNIKLLLADGLSLPFLDNTFHTVTVCWGIRNMRPYSGALREIKRVLKPGGSVIILESGRPEFKFIRSLYNSYSKILPFIGEKISKYKPAYQFYKASVDVFPSGKQFVAELYDAGFINANYETLGASIVYLYSAQKATC; this is translated from the coding sequence ATGAATTCAAAAAACTACAATATTGTTGATGGGTTCAATACAATCGCACCAGCTTACGATCTCGCAAACGATGCGATGACTTTAGGTTTACACCGTCTCTGGCGTAGAAGCCTCTGCAAAAAAGCCTTGAAACTTTCACCAAAAGACTCACAAATACTCGATGTTGCCACAGGTACAGGCGACGTGATCTTAGGATTATTTTCAGATCGATCTGATATCCATGTCACTGGCATCGATGCCTCCGAAGGGATGCTAAATATTGCGAGAGAAAAATTTAAATCCAAAGCACACCTCTTCCAAAAAAATATAAAATTGCTACTTGCCGATGGTCTATCATTACCTTTTTTAGACAATACTTTTCATACAGTCACAGTTTGTTGGGGAATCCGAAATATGCGCCCTTACTCAGGCGCTTTAAGAGAAATTAAAAGAGTTCTTAAGCCCGGCGGATCAGTTATTATTCTTGAAAGCGGCCGCCCTGAATTTAAGTTTATTCGCAGCCTTTATAATAGTTATTCAAAAATTTTACCTTTTATAGGTGAGAAAATATCAAAATACAAACCTGCATATCAATTTTATAAAGCTTCTGTTGACGTATTTCCTAGTGGAAAACAATTCGTAGCAGAGCTCTACGATGCAGGTTTTATCAATGCGAATTATGAAACACTCGGTGCAAGTATTGTTTATTTATACTCTGCTCAAAAAGCCACTTGTTAA
- the rfbB gene encoding dTDP-glucose 4,6-dehydratase yields MFKPNSILVTGSAGFIGCNFVKYLLSQNKDINIVSLDKLTYAGSIQNLESLPNPHRHKFIQGDICDNILIDKILREYNIDTIVHFAAESHVDRSIENPGEFIQTNIFGTFNLLENARRFWLQEKNWNSNKCRFHHISTDEVYGTLNENDPSFSEKTAYAPNSPYSASKASSDHFVRAYFHTYGLPVTTSNCSNNYGPYQHSEKLIPTVIRSCLENKPIPIYGNGTNIRDWLFVEDHCSAIESILFNGTIGEVYNIGGKSEESNISLVKKICQILDKLRPVGKSYSELISFVTDRPGHDWRYSIDNSKIQNQLKWTPSYNLDTGLEKTIQFYLTSGFLSRV; encoded by the coding sequence ATGTTTAAACCGAATTCGATTCTCGTGACAGGATCGGCTGGATTTATTGGCTGTAACTTTGTTAAATATTTATTATCTCAAAATAAAGATATTAATATTGTAAGTCTCGATAAATTAACTTATGCGGGATCAATTCAAAATCTTGAATCTTTGCCAAATCCGCATCGTCATAAATTCATTCAAGGTGATATTTGCGACAATATTTTAATCGATAAAATATTGAGAGAGTATAATATCGATACAATTGTCCATTTTGCAGCAGAAAGTCATGTGGATCGTTCGATTGAAAATCCTGGTGAATTTATTCAAACAAATATTTTTGGCACATTTAATTTGTTAGAAAATGCTCGCCGGTTTTGGCTTCAGGAAAAAAATTGGAATAGTAATAAATGTCGTTTTCATCATATATCTACTGATGAAGTTTATGGAACTCTCAATGAAAATGATCCTTCGTTTTCAGAGAAAACAGCATATGCTCCAAACTCTCCTTATTCTGCAAGTAAAGCAAGTTCCGATCATTTTGTCCGTGCTTATTTTCATACATATGGTTTGCCTGTGACAACTTCGAATTGTTCAAATAATTATGGTCCGTATCAACACTCAGAAAAGCTTATTCCTACCGTAATTCGTTCTTGTCTTGAAAATAAACCGATTCCAATTTATGGTAACGGAACAAATATTCGCGATTGGCTTTTTGTTGAAGATCATTGTTCAGCAATTGAGTCCATCTTATTTAATGGAACTATAGGTGAAGTTTATAATATTGGTGGCAAAAGTGAAGAAAGTAACATTAGTTTAGTTAAGAAAATTTGTCAGATTTTAGATAAATTAAGACCTGTTGGAAAAAGTTATAGTGAATTGATATCTTTTGTGACTGATCGTCCTGGTCATGATTGGCGTTATTCAATTGATAATTCAAAAATTCAGAATCAATTAAAATGGACTCCGAGCTATAATTTAGATACTGGGTTGGAAAAAACAATTCAATTTTATTTAACAAGTGGCTTTTTGAGCAGAGTATAA
- the rfbA gene encoding glucose-1-phosphate thymidylyltransferase RfbA: MKGIILAGGTGSRLYPATSSLSKQLMPIYDKPMIYYPLSTLMLADIKDILIISTPRDLPAFKNLLGDGKQWGISISYAEQPSPDGLAQAFIIGEEFIGDDNVCLILGDNIFHGNGLGSILNEVKNNLNGATVFGYSVNDPERYGVVEYDENYKVISIEEKPKVPKSNCAVTGLYFFDKRVSSYAKQLKPSARAELEITDLMNAYLANNELKLEILHRGFAWLDTGTHRSLLEASLYVSVLEERQGLKVSCPEEIAWRKGFISTEDFEKQAMTLVKSGYGKYLLKLIGINV, from the coding sequence ATGAAAGGTATAATTTTAGCAGGAGGAACGGGCAGTCGCTTGTATCCTGCAACAAGTAGCTTAAGTAAGCAGCTTATGCCCATTTATGATAAACCGATGATCTATTATCCGCTCTCCACTCTAATGCTTGCGGATATTAAGGACATTTTAATTATATCTACGCCACGTGATTTACCTGCATTTAAAAATCTACTGGGAGATGGAAAGCAATGGGGAATTTCTATATCTTATGCTGAGCAGCCCAGTCCAGATGGTCTTGCTCAAGCATTTATTATAGGTGAAGAATTTATTGGAGATGATAACGTTTGTCTTATTTTAGGTGATAATATTTTTCATGGAAATGGTTTAGGTAGTATATTAAATGAAGTGAAAAATAACTTAAATGGTGCGACCGTTTTTGGCTATTCCGTAAATGATCCTGAAAGATATGGTGTTGTCGAATATGATGAAAATTATAAAGTCATATCCATTGAAGAGAAACCAAAAGTTCCAAAATCGAATTGTGCAGTCACTGGATTGTATTTTTTTGACAAAAGAGTTTCATCTTATGCAAAACAACTGAAGCCTTCTGCGCGGGCTGAGCTTGAAATTACTGATCTTATGAATGCATATTTAGCAAATAATGAACTAAAGCTTGAAATTCTCCATAGGGGATTTGCATGGTTAGATACAGGAACGCATCGTTCATTATTAGAGGCGTCGCTTTATGTGTCAGTTCTTGAAGAACGACAAGGTTTAAAAGTTTCCTGTCCAGAAGAAATTGCTTGGAGAAAAGGATTTATTTCAACTGAGGACTTTGAAAAACAAGCAATGACTTTAGTAAAAAGTGGTTATGGGAAATATTTATTAAAACTTATTGGTATTAATGTATAG
- the groES gene encoding co-chaperone GroES, which translates to MSKSIRPLNDRVLLKRLEAEQKTAGGILIPDNAKEKPVEGKVIAVGNGKILEDGTRQAPAVKSGDKVLFGKWSGNEVKIDGQDYLLIKEEEILAVIEA; encoded by the coding sequence ATGAGCAAATCCATTCGTCCTCTTAATGATCGTGTGCTTCTCAAACGCCTCGAAGCAGAACAAAAAACTGCCGGAGGAATTCTTATTCCTGATAACGCAAAAGAAAAGCCAGTAGAAGGAAAAGTTATTGCAGTTGGCAATGGTAAAATCCTCGAAGACGGCACCCGTCAGGCACCAGCTGTTAAATCTGGTGACAAAGTTCTTTTCGGTAAGTGGAGTGGCAACGAAGTTAAGATTGACGGACAAGATTATCTTCTCATTAAAGAAGAAGAAATTCTTGCGGTCATTGAAGCTTAA
- the groL gene encoding chaperonin GroEL (60 kDa chaperone family; promotes refolding of misfolded polypeptides especially under stressful conditions; forms two stacked rings of heptamers to form a barrel-shaped 14mer; ends can be capped by GroES; misfolded proteins enter the barrel where they are refolded when GroES binds) — protein sequence MAVKMISFNENAQKKMLAGVNTLANAVKVTLGPKGRNVLIEKSYGAPLITKDGVTVAKEIELEDKFENMGAQMVKEVASKTNDDSGDGTTTATVLAQAIYREGFKMLAAGHSPVELKRGIDKAVEVVVANLHKVARPVSGNNEIAQVATISSNNDSAIGAMIAEAIEKVGKDGVITVEEAKGLDTYVNVVEGMQFDRGYLSPYMVTDQERLEVVLENPYILLFDKKISVMKDMVPLLENIARSGRPLLIIAEDVEGEALATLVLNKLSGTIKVCAVKAPGFGDRRKAMLDDLAVLTKGTVVSEEVGMQLETTLLEDLGEAEKVVVDKDNTVITGGKGLEANIKARIAEIRGQIEKTTSEYDREKLQERLAKLAGGVAVIHLGAATEIELKEKKDRIEDALNATRAAVAEGIIAGGGVALLRASRDLINFKGDNSEQQAGIELVRRALEEPVRIIASNGGHEASVVVNKILANDNPAYGFNALTDNYEDLIKSGVIDPVKVTRCALQNASSVSSLLLTTNAMISEKPKKESAAAPGMGGMGGMGGMGGMGGMGGMDYDM from the coding sequence ATGGCTGTTAAAATGATATCTTTTAATGAAAACGCACAAAAAAAGATGCTTGCTGGAGTAAATACTTTGGCAAATGCGGTTAAAGTCACCCTCGGACCCAAAGGTCGCAATGTTTTGATTGAAAAAAGCTATGGTGCACCTCTAATCACTAAAGATGGCGTTACTGTTGCGAAAGAAATCGAACTTGAAGATAAATTCGAAAATATGGGCGCACAGATGGTTAAAGAAGTCGCTTCTAAAACCAATGATGATTCTGGCGACGGCACAACGACTGCGACTGTATTAGCACAAGCAATTTATCGTGAAGGCTTCAAAATGCTTGCAGCAGGACATTCCCCTGTAGAATTGAAGCGCGGCATCGACAAAGCAGTTGAAGTTGTTGTTGCGAACCTTCATAAAGTGGCACGTCCTGTCAGTGGCAATAACGAAATTGCTCAAGTTGCTACTATTTCTTCGAACAATGACTCTGCTATTGGTGCAATGATTGCAGAAGCAATTGAAAAAGTTGGTAAAGATGGAGTTATCACTGTTGAAGAAGCTAAGGGACTCGACACATATGTAAATGTTGTTGAAGGGATGCAATTTGACCGCGGATACCTCTCACCTTACATGGTTACCGATCAAGAACGCCTCGAAGTTGTGCTCGAAAACCCATACATCCTCCTTTTTGATAAGAAAATTTCTGTTATGAAGGATATGGTTCCTTTGCTAGAAAACATAGCTCGCAGTGGCCGTCCTCTTCTTATCATTGCAGAAGACGTTGAAGGTGAAGCACTCGCAACCCTCGTTCTCAATAAACTTTCTGGCACAATCAAAGTGTGTGCAGTGAAGGCTCCTGGTTTCGGCGATCGCCGGAAAGCTATGCTCGATGACCTTGCTGTTCTTACTAAAGGAACAGTTGTGTCTGAAGAAGTTGGTATGCAGTTGGAAACAACCTTGCTTGAAGATCTCGGTGAAGCAGAAAAAGTTGTAGTTGATAAGGACAATACTGTTATCACTGGCGGAAAAGGTCTCGAAGCAAATATCAAAGCACGCATTGCAGAAATTCGTGGACAAATTGAAAAAACAACTTCTGAATACGATCGTGAAAAACTCCAAGAGCGTCTTGCAAAACTCGCAGGCGGTGTTGCTGTAATTCACTTAGGTGCAGCAACTGAAATTGAGCTCAAAGAAAAGAAAGATCGCATTGAAGATGCTCTCAACGCAACAAGAGCAGCTGTTGCTGAAGGCATCATTGCTGGTGGTGGTGTCGCCCTCTTACGCGCTTCCCGCGATCTCATTAACTTCAAAGGCGACAATTCAGAACAACAAGCTGGTATCGAACTCGTTCGTCGTGCCCTTGAAGAACCTGTACGCATCATTGCTTCGAATGGTGGTCACGAAGCAAGTGTTGTTGTTAATAAAATCTTAGCAAATGACAATCCTGCCTATGGCTTCAATGCTCTTACCGACAACTATGAAGATCTTATAAAATCTGGTGTAATCGACCCAGTTAAAGTAACACGTTGTGCATTGCAAAATGCATCTTCCGTTTCAAGTTTGTTACTAACAACCAATGCTATGATTTCTGAAAAACCTAAGAAAGAATCCGCAGCTGCACCTGGCATGGGCGGCATGGGCGGCATGGGCGGCATGGGTGGTATGGGAGGCATGGGTGGTATGGATTACGATATGTAA